GAGCGGCTTTGCGAATAGCCATTTCCCCCTATAATCAGTGTCTCTACCCAGGTTTTTTAAAACattggtagtcccgcaaaaaacatgtaatgagcACATTgatgcacaaaatccaaagaaatacagctggaatagggtcagactctggaagatctagaaagctttgtgcgctggttattgtgtgtagctgctctataggagtccacaaatcaatacaaaatgagcataataggtcccccttaaTGTCAATGGGTGCACTGTAGGAGAACAATCCCTCAAAGTTGAAGACCACTGAAAATGAAAGCAACAAATCGACCCCCTTATGGTGGGCAACGTACGTATGGCATCAGATACCTCTGCTATCGAATCCCTGAAAGTTTGAAGGTTGGTTTAAACATCAGAGTACTCAAAAAGGACTGATCTTGGGTCTGGTTTGTTTTAAATTGGATTCCCCTTAAATtcctgactgttttttttttttaaatgtggtgGAAGGAGGTGGGCGGATGGCTAGGGCTAAATACAATGTAGTCACTTTTTGGTGTGGGGGGGCAACTGAATTGTCAGTGGTTCTGTAACCTTCACTTTGAAGGGGAGCAGACATCCATGCTGGGTCTTAAATTAAGCAAGTCTTGAATTCAACAAGGTTCTGTTAATATGATACTGTAAGACCGTGAGGTGTGCTCTTGTAGATCCATCCCACGACCGCTGGCTTTGTGTCCCAACGACAACCAGTGCACATGACATTCCCTGATCTGGTCTCATTTGgatctagattttttttttgtcctgctgCTACTCTCAGCTTGCCAATCACACTGCTGGCTCGTCTTCATCGATGAAGCTGATGTTCTCCGTGGATGACCGTCCCTCTCCTGCCTCGCTCTGCCGTTCCTGCATCTCCATCTCCTGCAGGGGAGCGCCGCCCAGCCCCGTTGGCAGGTGGAAGTGAGAAGCTTGATTGGGATGGAAATCTCCGGACTTCCTGATCCATCCCGGTGAGTCCAGAGACAACGGCAGGGAGAAGAGGGAAGGACGGGGGTATGTGATGGGGGATACAATGGGGATGGATGAGGAAGGTTTCAAATGGCGGTCCCTGGGTGAGGATGCAAGAGATGGGGGCGCAGAACAGTGTGGCGGCCACGGGGGTAGAGACATGTCCTGggatggaggtggtgggagCAGACCTCCTCGTACAACGCAGCTGGACGGTCGGGATAGTTGGGTTCCCCGGCAAGAGGACatggatgaagatgaggagAGAGACATGGAAAAGGATAGCGATGGTGACGGGGTGCCAGAGGCCAGCGGTGGGTGGTCCTGCGGCGAGGACATAAACATGCTGGGGGAGGTTTTGGGACTCCGGAACATGAGCGATTCCTCAAGAAGTCCTTCCTTTGGCGAGTTGAGACTGGGGGCGTTGGACGGGGGTGGCGAGGGATGAGGCCTTTGTGGTGAATGAGAGGTCGGGAGAAGGCATTGCGACAAGTCCACGCCTTCGATATCCCCACAGTCCAACAGGGATTGATGAGTGTCTGGTCTCTGGAGGTGTGAGCATGGCGTGGCGGGAGGGGCTACCGCCAGGCTGACGCTTGTGGACAATCTGCTGGCACTGCTGGGAGGGGGGGTCAAGTTTGGCACAGCGGCCGCCAAAATGGGCTGTAGCGGGCTTTGGAGGAGGGGCTTGAGCAGGTGTGTCATTTCCTGGAGCTCCTGGCTGAGCTGGGACACTTGTCTGGAGAGGTTATTCATCTgtgtgacaaacaaaaatataacataatatattgtAATTCCTAGCATCACATGgtgcaaaagtattgggacatatGATCATTTAAAGGAAGTGGAACCTATACAGAAAAGGCGTGGACTTATATTACTTCCCAGAGGAGCTCCACAACTCAAAATAGATGGTGATCTGATTGTTACTTTGAATGGATATTGCGGTATTGTTGGGCAAAATAACGCATCTGCAGTGTACAATAATCCTTCGTTTaccgcagttaattggttgcgGACCCgactgcgataagtgaatttctgtgaagtagtttttgtagttatggcaaaatttttggactttattagagccatctagacatgaaataacacttttacatttgtattaggGAATATAGTATATAATCAGAGAAGATTTAATGGCTAATTAGATTTAATGGCTTATACTGCATCTGTATTTTTGTTAGcttagtcatttttatggtgAAAAATGCTTAATCTGGGCATTAATTTGACTAATAATGTGCCGTTGTCAACcgcaaaacagtgatcatttatgaatgaattaatgttcgGAGAACtgagtatacagtatgttaaaGGACACACAAGAATCTTCTGTGTGCTTGTCCAAAAATAGTATAGAAATATTGTCTACCCAGAAATGCTATTTTTGAGCTACTGATTTGGAGCCAGTCACCATAAGGACTCACTCCTTGCAACACTGCATTTTCTAGCATTTGGATCATTCTCGCTCACCATCACTGTGAGTGCTGCTATAATAGAGAGCCATGTGTTCCCCTGTCGCCTGTCttaacacaatattatatgGAATTTTGTGTAGACTTCAGCTGGCTGTGCGGCTATCGAAGTAATGCATGTGTAAGTAGATAACGCTATAGTAGTGCATTTCACATATTCACATAAATAACATAACCTAATAAATCCTAAATTTCACCATTtgatagttactccagactctattcactgtgcaatatctgatcaacctccacatgcaatattaaggctctaaatgcaatatattaagttctatgtgaagtatttctataatgcctcatactaactcactagcaagatctcagtgtatagactggtcatatatctcatctcgtttcatattatcggcatactgtatttgtatataactctgggtaaaactgattttgttaatacttgggttgtttatatgtttatttttctatattgtgtattttgtactgcttaactgattctgtactctcgctgctgtgcaatgcaatttTCCCCACTGAgtgacgaataaaggcatatcttatcttatcttgatAGGATGTAGTGTAAAACatgtatatatagtgtatacacaACATAATGATCCCCCGTAACACACGCAGTATTCGTACATGAAATTCAGGGCCTGTTTCGGGGGATCTTAGTGTTTCAAAGACATTGGGACACGTGGCCATTCAAACTACAGGGTGTGCAACCTATATAGAAAACAAATGGTCATACAACACTTTCCTGAGGAATTCCACctctcaaaataaacaaataaataagtgTCTGTGCTATTTTCCTAATGTCCAAAATGTCCCAAAACACAACAACTCACCTCTTCTGTTAACTTGTGCACACTCTGCTTAATCTCAGATGACTCCCGGttggctacacacacacacacacacacacacacacacagtgttatGTTCTGAATCCTCAACAGACCAGTGGTTGTTCAGGTACTGTAGTGTTACTTGGATACGGGGAGGGCGGCGCTGCAGGTGACATGCTGGGGCTGAACTCAAACTTCTGGGATGACATGGAACTGTTCTCCGTTTCGATGCCGTCCACAAACCTGCAGCAGATGCATGAAAAATGATAGAATTACaacttcataaaaaaacaaaccacacaATAAAGCTGTATTAATCCataataaaaaacttttaaTGACCCCTCAGTCTTCCAATTCCACAACTGCTGcagaaaggagtaggaagaagcaaatcatATTTAATCCTATCCCTCATCAGTTTCACGTCagttgcaatacatttgttcacctcctgtttTTTAAACATGCTTTTTGCCTTTGTAAATACTTCTGGAAGTGTTGGGACAGTATAACATTGAAATGATAGTGAAGGTTTATACTTACTGTAAGGAAACTACAACCTAAATAACAGTATTAACTGACATATACACAGTAAATAGTTGATGATCATAACTTGATAATGAGAGACTACAGATGATTTATTCAGTAGTAACGTGTTTCTtgccactttatgttgtatagtTTTAATGTGAGCTTTCCATGTCATATTCTCATCTATTATAACCccaagaaatgtattttcgtttaCTATGTCAATCTCCATGTCATCAATTTGTGTTTGCACCTACCTATCCTTTTTGCATGTAGCaaatagcatgattttagttttacttaggttagATATTGCTTGTATATAgattgaacagttttggtcccagtattgatcCCTGGGGTACTGTGCTGTTTGCTAAATAGCTTTTAATGCTCTGATtctgtacctttctaattttgtaAGTAGGATATTGTGATTGATTGCGTCAAAGGCTGTTGTTAAATCCATAAATGCTGCAGCTGCACACTTTCTGTGGTCTATACTAAAATTGATGATTTCCATTTTTGTCATGTTAGTGAGGAACATGGAGTTGGAATTCCTTTCTATAATTTCATTCCTTTCCTGAACTGGAGGGAAATTTGGGATCTTTTCTTCCAGTTCCGGTCCAATATTTACAATGTAGATATTGAACTTTTcaactacctcaatcatattatAATTTTTGACATTGccttaaggctgcacggtggacgagttagctagcttcacagctaggagagctgagttcaattccaccctcagccatctgtgtggagtttgcatgttctccccgtgcatgtgtgggttttctccaggtactctggtttcctcccacattccaaaaacatgctaggttaatttggcgacaccaaattgtccataggtatgaatgtgagtgtgaatggttgcttgtctatatgtgccctgtgattggctggtagaaaatgaatgaatggatatgcAAATGGTTAACAAGGAAGCTATCCATGGGAGATAAGACAGTTTGtcaagacagtgcatgatatcaTGCATGACGCTAATGGCTGGCAATGCTGAAGCAGTCTATGGTAGCATAACACTTGTTAGAATATAGTGTGTAATGTTTCCAGAGTTTAATTGATGACAAATGTACGAAATGTACCGTCGAACTGCAGCCCATCTCTGGTGCAGTGGCCTTttgggttgccatggaaactagACTATTATATTGCCTCATCAGCTGCAATGTGAGCCCCTCAATGGTTCTGTTTACTTGCCCCAGCCAGTCAACATCaatgaattgtgtgtgtgtgttacctgggGCTGAGCTCAGCGGGCGCGCCGCTGAAGCTGACCACAGGTATCTGCAGGGTCGTAGGGCGGGGTTGCTCAGTGGGGGCACGGAAGGGTCTGGGCGGAAGCAGAGGGGAGCGCAGTGGCGAGTTGAGCCCCCTGCTGAGGCGCAGTGGGGAGCGGGGCGCGCGGGATATCAAGTTCTGCTCCTCATCACCCTCCTCGTCTTCCCGGATGGAGGGGAGCTTCTTCACCAAGCCGCCGTTGCTTTCCCAGTCGGCCTGACGCAGAAACACACAAAGAGATTAAGACTGGTAAATGTGTATGCAGAACGATATCTCACTTTGCCAACAAAGTACTGTACTCAACTGATGGTTGGCAAACAGCATTTGCTTGTGCCAGTAGGTGGCAGACAAGCACTGCTTTACATTTTCCATAAATAGGAATTTCATATGAACGCTCATTaaccacaatattaggtactaTCCACTATCCAATGCAAGGAAAACTCTGCCATCGTAAAGATATAATGATGCTGATTTTGAGTTGTTACAATGCAATACATCCCATAATTAAATTTTCTGTTgattaaaataacacaaaaacatcactaaAAAACGCAATATATGCTGGATATCAGTAgaataatacatacatttatgaatGTCTAGTTTGAATGTCTAAtcttctgactttattcttatagtaaaatcaaataaaatgttttgcttAACAGCAAGTTTTGTACTTCAAAATAGAAGCAATGACTAATAATAGTTTCATTCCATATCTTATCATGCACGCATATTCTCATTTGAGTCCCTCCGTCTTCATTCCTCATCTTTGCCTGCTCAGCATCCTATTGTTCATCTCCCATCTCCTCCCCCACGCCACCTCCTCGCCCCCTCCGATTCGTCCTCCTGTGGCacagtaatttatttttagCCCCTCTTGTTCTAATTTTAGTTCGCGGCTCCAGAGGCATCCAAGGGACCCTGCATGTGCGGTTGAGTGTGCACTCGCCTGATGGTTGGCGTGCCAATCGTGCGTCTGCATAATTCTATTGTGCAGGGCTGTGCGTATACAGCACGTGTTATATAGCAGGGTGTGCACTTGACTTTGTGTCTGGCAGCGCCTTTGCAAGTCAATGGTGGGTTGTACGGTACTCAGACGTCTCAATGGACatatcattaggtacacctgcaccatctAATGAATCGAATAAAATGAATTCTGCCTGTGCAAAGACAATAAAGTTCACTTTTGGTTGACACAGTCAGAGAGAAGTGGAAAAGACCATTTACTATTTACATCAATCAATGCATCTCTATGCTCATCCATTATACTCTAGGCCTGTATATACAGTCCATCCCTTTATACGTCCACTCACTCATCCATGCATACATCTCGCCCCTCATCCATTGACACAGACAGTATATACAGCATGTATCGATTCATATATCCTCCACACATATGGACTGTTTGTACATCCATACGTACATCTATCCATACATCTctccagtcatccatccatgctgtacttataggttatcacttggtttgtctggtatcaggccaggtatcatgcccccaagtgccagtatcagcccgagaccgaaggtcacGTACCTTAcgtatcacgtactatttaatatttactattatactaatatttactatactatttactacaatttactattttactccaggcgaaagacaaatagggaaaatagcaaacagaatattagaaatggaatgttttatcaccattaatgaggaggacactcttgaaatgatcgaaaaaactaaaaatgcaaatacaagtcggaaaaccaagggcgacctcaagcttttttctgaatggctcatcaactgcaagaacgaacgaagactggtagaaagtattcccccgcctgagttagacaaatacgtgtctatgtttattttatcaatcagaaaagaaaatggggatgaatacgagcctgattctctcaaatcaaaattcaactctctggcacgttacatgatggaaaaacgaaagctaaacttcctgtgtttacactgtttagatataatacatgtaataaactgaaaattttctggaaacaaaatggtcttttgattaaatagtacgtgataataagctcatgattaaatagtatgtgataataagatcatcacatggtttgtctggtatcaggcccagtatcatgccccctaACCTATAAGTACTGCACATCCACCCATCTataagtccatccatccatacataccaTACATCCATCCTGATGCCCATCAATCTATGcatagacacacaaacacacacatcagttATCCAGCTATCCATACAGCCACCTCCTCATTAATGCATCCTTTTATCCACCCATACAGTATAGTGGTCATCCTAAGCATGTCAAAGAGACCACACATCCCCACTGATTGAGAGTTATGTCAGGCATTGCTAGCTAGTGAGCTAAAAGCCCTGGGCTCCCAACCCACTGACCAGCACGGCTTTTGAGGTGTCGGGGAGTGAGGTTTACTTAATGTTCTAACACACAACTAAGCTAGCTGGCATCTGTTACATACCCATGCATCCACACCCATTCATGTAGTAGACATACAGTACCTAATGCTGTgactggtgagtgtgtgttggaCTTTTAAGTGTTGTTGTTACTACCAGCCCTAGCGTGCATAAATAAGCAATACAAAAGCCAAATCCTTCTCCTCAGCTGTCCTCCACATGTGCCCTTGCGGACAAAAGCTCAGTCATCTCATGTGTGTGAGTTGGAGTGGACTCTGCAGTAAAAAAGCACTGCAgtagaagaggaagaggagaaaaaCAAAGCTCGCCAAAGTGCACAGTCTTCCTCCACCTACGCGGCTGGCTGGTCTATTTTTACCCGTCGTGATCCAATCTTAGCAGCAGCTGCAGGGGACAGCCAGCCAGGGAGAGCCCGtgcttccccccccccattctatttttagcagCAGAAGGCTTCAAACAGCAGCAGCGAGCTATTCTGGGCtcccactgctgctgctgctgctgctgcacccgttatgctgtttgtgtgtctgACTGCACACTGTGGTGTCAACATTCACGCGTGTGTGTAGTAAACTCATGTTAGCCAGGTCATGCATAGCTTTCATCCACCAAAGAGACCTCCTCTTAAGGTGAGCGTCACCTGAGGCCTTTATTTTGCATGTTGGAGGCTGCACGTGGAAGTGTGTGATTGTGCATTCATAAGCACACACCTCCCGCATAGCAACACTCCCTAAGCACGTGTCCCTGTCTATACACTAATTCACATTTTCGTTGTCGTTCAGTCCAGGCGCTTTATGCATATGCTTAAAGGtgatattactatttttctccACTATTTACACAttgtatttttgaatatttaagaatacatttatttaatgacatccattcattcattcattttctaccgcttttcctcacaagggtcgcgggggtgctggagcctatcccagctgtcttcgagtgagaggcggggtattaataaattaatgaattaaggtgtaaaaattgttgtttcaaatttaaaaatacacattgaTACACATTTCTTGAAAATTTCTAGAGAATTCCAAAGACCACCGACATACTGGTCAGTgacatatttttacacttatatgaTGGTTAGGAatgcaaaaatgttaataaaaggttttaagatggcaacagtttgaccctggaacagatgatttccattatttcctagtcatcatacagtatatgacgaCCCTTAACTCCACCCACATTAGTAGTTCCTGGTTAAGAGAATGTTTACCTTAGGGAACAGGAAATGATATCAAGGagatcaacaggaagtgatcacAAAGTAGTGCAAATAAGGTAACTTTCAATGTAAATAACACTTACACTCAATGGCCACAAGAGGCAGTCTAATTTTATTAGCTTATATTCCTGGTTTTAGCTTTCCCAAACAATCGTGTTTCAAAGGTTACGTTAGGAACTTACGTCGCTGCCGTGTCCGTCACGCAAATTGTAGGTGAGGTCGTGCTGGATCTCGCCGATGAACTTCTGGGCGTACTCCGGGTAGAGTCTCAGCACCTCTCTGAGGCCCTTCAGGCTGATGTACTGAAGGTCACAGTAGGTCAGCGCCTTGACATTGGCGTTGGTTTTGATCACCTGCTCCTTGGTCAGAGAGTCTGAGCCGATCAGGTCGCCTTTACCTGGATGgacatatacacacactttCTCTTAATAGGAGTTaagtatgttaagtttaaaggTTGTCATATGGTGTTGGATGGAGGGAAGAACATATTGATTGATGGGGGTGTGGAGAGTTAAATGGGTAGATGAATGGAAAGCTGAATGTACTAATAGAAGaatagataaatggatggatgggtagatgaagGACTGAGGGGGTGCTACCATAGAGGGGGGAGGAACGAAAGAAGGGTGATGGCgcgtggaggaggaagaagtgTGATCAGGCGAGGTGGCAAGAGGAAGTGAGGAGGGAGGTGGTGACAGACAGCCATGATGGGGAGAGGTGGAGGGGGGCGATATAATAACAGCCAAACATCTTGTAGAAGCTTTTCCTTCCATctgtgctctctctctctctcttatcCACCAtcacccccaccacacacacactttttgtcACACAGATGACAAGCAGCACCTCAGCAGCTTCGGGGGGAAATCTGGCCTTAATAATCACACcaatttctttttaattgttagaCTTATTTGCAGACGAATCTCCCAAAGTGACACTTTGCAGAGCGAATATATCttgtgtctgcgtgtgtgtgaattacattacttttttttcttgtcagtttcagcctttttttttctactattatttttttgtgctgaAACTGCATTTTGTCACCATCCAATGAAAAGCAGGccacatggtaaaaaaaaaaatctctgacccCATAAAAGCACTTTTGCAAGCTGTCAAGGATATATCCAGGCGGTGCTCTAACCTGCTGTGGTGCTGTAACCCTGAAGTGTGAGGCTAATTTAGGCAGACGTATGAAGAAAGCATTTTCCAAAcaaggcagaaaaaaacatgatgaagCAGAAATAACAAATCATTAATaggtattttaaaaatcaataaaaggtACAATTGTTAAATATGAGATTATACAGCACACAGTAGATTCCACACAAAGGACACAagaaattatgctttttttttataaatatgaactttttaggtgacataaaatgtttatttgtgtgtagaCATGAATCTAAAATGCATCAATACTAAGGTTTTcaaatatagttttaaaaatgtaaacttgACCTATCGGGTTCAAAGGTCAAACGGCACTTTTATCTGTCCAGAAGTAATTATTGAAAGCCTTAAAACCGTCAAAGATGATTTCTCTAATTTTGGTAAAAGCATTTTGATGAAGTCATTTCTTGTAGTTGGGTTTCCAATCCTGGAAGCGCTACAGTGATTTATGAGCACGGTGGGAGTCAATGTGGACTTCTGTAAAGGTTAGAGCATCGATCATCAACCCTCCATCCATTAAGATGTCTATGTATGTGCCTGTGTTGATAAAGTTAATGGAAAGGGCAGGATTggagatacaaaaaaaaagagaaaagtatATGTTGTCTTGTTTACTGGTGTGGGTTGTTTCCTTGCCGGGATTAATGCCTTAACGAGAATGATACGTAGGCAAAATTGGCACATTTGGATCAGCACCAAAATGTACATCTTTCAAAGAGACACATCTCTTgtagtgtgaatgtgagtgtgaatgtttatattttaacgattggctagtgaccagtccagggtgtatcccgcctcctgcctgaactcagctgggataggcttcactGTACGTGTGACAATATTTCTCATTTAGAGAAGAAGCTTAACCATGTTGTGGGTCGCATCAAGGGACATCCGAGTACGTTGCGTGTAGCACGGGTGGTCAAATGACCGCTACGgtgagggggttggggggggggggtatcgtGAATGGCATTGCGGGAGAAAGCGCTACAGAAATGCACTtataatacttaaacttgctgatatagttaatcttcaaacagctaaaataatgcatagggctaaaaataaccaattacctaaaaatgtcatccaatacttctctacaagagaggagaaatatgatctcagggaagaactcaatttgaaacacttatatgctaggactacgttaaaaagccatagcatttcagtatgtggaatcaaactatggaatggattgagtaaggaaatcaaacaatgcacaacgatgagccaattcaagaaacaatacaagcagttgatgtttgctaaatatgtaataaaaatatagtaCTTTGGTaggtgacaaaataaataaattaattaattaaaagaaaacaataaaaaaaaacattaaactattttaggaaagcaggaagttaacaaatgtaacagttactgactgcaaaagtaccagatggaggggtaggatttaataagctttgcttcttcctactccttttggacacttggaactgtgaactgattatgtgatgcattcaattgtaatctgatgcatgttcaaatgaaataaaaccattaccattaccaaatgatgatgatgcctgTATTTTTGTGAGAGATGAGGAAAGCTACGACAAGTAGATCAAACATTCTGGTGAGCTTGTTGGGTATGGTGGAGACAGGGATCTGACCATTTCCGATTCTGGTGATGTCATAACATACAAATTAGATGAGTGAATTAACTCCCATTagaaactttgggtcatactaaTGACTTTTCTCACTTACAGTATGCATTAATTtgtaaccattttcaagctacaaccctttgaaatagtaatatcaaaagtgaatattttctt
This is a stretch of genomic DNA from Doryrhamphus excisus isolate RoL2022-K1 chromosome 9, RoL_Dexc_1.0, whole genome shotgun sequence. It encodes these proteins:
- the kcnh3 gene encoding potassium voltage-gated channel subfamily H member 8 isoform X3, which encodes MFGEKPPIPEYKVAAIQKSRFILLHYGTFKAGWDWLILLATFYVAVTVPYNVCFTVVGGRDEGSAPRSPPSVSDILVEILFMLDIVLNFRTTFVSTSGQVVYDARSICVHYVTTWLFVDLIAALPFDLLYAFNVSVYFGVHLLKTVRLLRLLRLLQKLERYSQYSAVVLTLLMSMFALLAHWMACVWYFIGRREIESPGSWDIGWLHELAKRLGTPYFLSPLTALFPTSSGTLPANSSQWKASGSNEFGVQGPWNSSNVTAGEGTSGTGFGVLGGGPSMRSSYVTSLYFALSSLTSVGFGNVSANTDSEKIFSICTMLIGALMHAVVFGNVTAIIQRMYSRRSLYHTRTKDLKDFIRVHRLPKALEQRMLECFQTTWSVNNGIDVSELLKEFPDELRADIAMHLNKELLQLPLFESASRGCLRSLSLIIKTSFCAPGEFLIRQGDALQAIYFVCSGSMEVLKDNTVLAILGKGDLIGSDSLTKEQVIKTNANVKALTYCDLQYISLKGLREVLRLYPEYAQKFIGEIQHDLTYNLRDGHGSDADWESNGGLVKKLPSIREDEEGDEEQNLISRAPRSPLRLSRGLNSPLRSPLLPPRPFRAPTEQPRPTTLQIPVVSFSGAPAELSPRFVDGIETENSSMSSQKFEFSPSMSPAAPPSPYPTNRESSEIKQSVHKLTEEMNNLSRQVSQLSQELQEMTHLLKPLLQSPLQPILAAAVPNLTPPPSSASRLSTSVSLAVAPPATPCSHLQRPDTHQSLLDCGDIEGVDLSQCLLPTSHSPQRPHPSPPPSNAPSLNSPKEGLLEESLMFRSPKTSPSMFMSSPQDHPPLASGTPSPSLSFSMSLSSSSSMSSCRGTQLSRPSSCVVRGGLLPPPPSQDMSLPPWPPHCSAPPSLASSPRDRHLKPSSSIPIVSPITYPRPSLFSLPLSLDSPGWIRKSGDFHPNQASHFHLPTGLGGAPLQEMEMQERQSEAGEGRSSTENISFIDEDEPAV